One region of Anaeromyxobacter paludicola genomic DNA includes:
- a CDS encoding O-linked N-acetylglucosamine transferase, SPINDLY family protein → MDAPSLGTALALYRAGRLAESQALCEELVARDPGCGGAWERLAVIADRTGRPAEAVALYERALPHVPHPAAIHANLGALWLQLGERGRALEHLLRAAQGGLQDPALAVNLGALLRELGRLGDAEALLRLAVEAAPESGPAHAHLGLTLVLSARVAEGLGALRRAVALAPEDAATRSSLLLALHYSDEVGFGELAAAHRAAGGPPRARELPPPPDRPLRLGLLSADLRQHPVPSFVEPLLEAARARGWDLCCYASVARPDEVTARLRELAPRWCDVAGLSDEAAAARVRADGVDVLLELGGHTAGSRLGVLAHRAAPLQGTWIGYPDVTGCPEVDLRITDPRCDPPSAPWPEVPERPLRLAGGFLAWRPPADAPPVVPPPAGPFTFGSFNSLAKVSPATLALWRAALAAVPGSELLVKSPALSDDATREGFRRLASAAGLPPERLRLAGHAPGARAHLAAYGQVHVALDTFPYNGTTTTCEALWMGVPVLSLGGETHASRVGASLLAAVGLGELAVRRPEDHVRAAAALAASPERLAGLRGSLRARLRASPLLDGGRLLDELERGLRAFWAERARDPRARVA, encoded by the coding sequence GTGGACGCACCGTCCCTGGGCACCGCCCTCGCGCTCTACCGGGCGGGCCGCCTCGCCGAGTCGCAGGCGCTCTGCGAGGAGCTGGTCGCGCGCGACCCCGGCTGCGGCGGCGCCTGGGAGCGGCTCGCGGTGATCGCCGATCGGACCGGCCGGCCCGCCGAGGCGGTGGCGCTGTACGAGCGCGCCCTGCCCCACGTGCCGCACCCCGCCGCGATCCACGCCAACCTCGGCGCGCTCTGGCTGCAGCTCGGGGAGCGCGGCCGCGCGCTCGAGCACCTGCTCCGCGCCGCGCAGGGCGGGCTCCAGGATCCGGCGCTGGCCGTGAACCTCGGCGCGCTCCTGCGCGAGCTCGGCCGGCTGGGCGACGCCGAGGCCCTGCTGCGGCTGGCGGTCGAGGCGGCCCCGGAGAGCGGCCCGGCCCACGCCCACCTCGGCCTCACGCTGGTGCTCTCGGCCCGGGTCGCGGAGGGGCTCGGCGCGCTCCGCCGCGCCGTGGCGCTCGCCCCGGAGGACGCGGCGACCCGCTCGAGCCTGCTCCTCGCCCTGCACTACTCGGACGAGGTCGGGTTCGGCGAGCTCGCCGCCGCGCACCGGGCCGCGGGCGGGCCGCCCCGCGCCCGCGAGCTCCCGCCCCCGCCCGACCGGCCGCTGCGGCTCGGGCTCCTCTCCGCCGACCTGCGCCAGCACCCGGTCCCCTCCTTCGTCGAGCCGCTGCTGGAGGCGGCCCGGGCGCGCGGGTGGGACCTCTGCTGCTATGCCTCGGTGGCGCGGCCGGACGAGGTCACCGCGCGGCTGCGGGAGCTCGCGCCGCGCTGGTGCGACGTGGCGGGCCTCTCGGACGAGGCGGCCGCGGCGCGGGTGCGCGCCGACGGCGTGGACGTCCTGCTCGAGCTCGGCGGGCACACCGCCGGGAGCCGCCTCGGCGTGCTGGCGCACCGCGCCGCCCCGCTCCAGGGGACCTGGATCGGCTACCCCGACGTCACCGGCTGCCCGGAGGTGGACCTGCGGATCACCGATCCGCGCTGCGACCCTCCCTCGGCGCCCTGGCCCGAGGTGCCGGAGCGCCCGCTCCGGCTCGCGGGCGGGTTCCTCGCCTGGCGGCCCCCCGCCGACGCGCCGCCGGTGGTCCCGCCGCCCGCGGGGCCGTTCACCTTCGGGAGCTTCAACTCGCTCGCGAAGGTGAGCCCCGCCACGCTCGCGCTCTGGCGCGCGGCGCTCGCCGCCGTCCCCGGGAGCGAGCTCCTGGTGAAGAGCCCGGCGCTCTCCGACGACGCCACCCGCGAGGGCTTCCGGCGGCTGGCGTCCGCGGCCGGCCTCCCGCCCGAGCGGCTGCGGCTGGCCGGCCACGCGCCGGGGGCGCGGGCGCACCTCGCCGCCTACGGGCAGGTGCACGTGGCGCTCGACACCTTCCCCTACAACGGCACCACGACCACCTGCGAGGCGCTCTGGATGGGCGTCCCGGTGCTCTCGCTCGGCGGCGAGACCCACGCCTCCCGCGTCGGCGCGAGCCTGCTCGCGGCGGTGGGGCTCGGGGAGCTCGCCGTGCGGCGGCCGGAGGACCACGTCCGCGCGGCCGCGGCGCTGGCGGCCTCGCCGGAGCGGCTCGCCGGGCTGCGCGGCTCGCTGCGCGCGCGCCTGCGGGCCTCGCCCCTCCTCGACGGCGGCCGGCTCCTCGACGAGCTCGAGCGCGGGCTCCGCGCCTTCTGGGCCGAGCGGGCCCGCGATCCGCGCGCCCGCGTGGCCTAG
- the fliD gene encoding flagellar filament capping protein FliD, with protein sequence MFSASGLASGMDWSSIIDSMVQIESQPLTLLANKKSALNAQISKLGDLSSKLSDLESAAGALKTGGVLGLTATTSSTSFSATAGSGATAGRYSVEVNQLAQAAKARSQGFASGSAGVTGGSLTLSVQGKAYDPITLTDGESLADVAYSINQLGAPVSAVVVNDGTNSYLSLNNRDTGYPLTGAAADALKWTESYTGSQGQALGLASVQGAQNAVVTVDKLKFTRQSNTISDALPGVTLNLTAQTPGTTDDLVLNNDATATQANLQKFVTAYNTVMGVLQSNLDASDVTDRERNLTGDSSVRMLQMQLQSLTSTPVAGLVGVRTLADLGIKTQKDGSLTIDTTTLQSALSINPGAANAIFADPVNGMAKKFSDLVDSYVAPGSGILTLDSQAKTDQVSSIDSQTTQMQVRIDAYRQTLQDQFTAMESIISGLKATSSFLTQQSNQSSSK encoded by the coding sequence GTGTTCTCCGCCAGCGGCCTCGCCTCGGGTATGGACTGGAGCTCGATCATCGACTCGATGGTCCAGATCGAGTCCCAGCCGCTCACGCTCCTCGCGAACAAGAAGTCGGCGCTCAACGCGCAGATCTCCAAGCTCGGGGACCTCTCCTCCAAGCTGTCGGACCTCGAGAGCGCGGCCGGCGCCCTGAAGACCGGCGGCGTCCTCGGCCTCACCGCCACCACCAGCTCGACCAGCTTCAGCGCGACCGCCGGCAGCGGGGCCACCGCCGGGCGCTACTCGGTGGAGGTGAACCAGCTCGCGCAGGCCGCCAAGGCGCGCTCGCAGGGCTTCGCCTCGGGCAGCGCCGGCGTCACCGGCGGCTCGCTCACCCTCAGCGTGCAGGGCAAGGCCTACGATCCCATCACCCTCACCGACGGCGAGAGCCTGGCCGACGTCGCCTACTCCATCAACCAGCTCGGGGCCCCGGTCTCGGCGGTGGTGGTGAACGACGGGACGAACAGCTACCTCTCCCTCAACAACCGCGACACCGGCTACCCGCTCACGGGCGCCGCCGCCGACGCGCTCAAGTGGACCGAGAGCTACACCGGCAGCCAGGGCCAGGCGCTCGGGCTCGCCAGCGTCCAGGGCGCGCAGAACGCGGTCGTGACGGTGGACAAGCTCAAGTTCACCCGGCAGAGCAACACCATCAGCGACGCGCTCCCCGGGGTGACGCTCAACCTCACCGCGCAGACGCCCGGGACCACCGACGACCTCGTCCTCAACAACGACGCCACCGCCACCCAGGCGAACCTCCAGAAGTTCGTCACCGCCTACAACACGGTGATGGGCGTGCTGCAGTCGAACCTCGACGCCAGCGACGTCACCGACCGCGAGCGGAACCTCACCGGCGACAGCTCGGTCCGGATGCTCCAGATGCAGCTCCAGTCGCTCACCTCGACGCCCGTGGCGGGGCTCGTCGGCGTGCGCACCCTGGCCGACCTCGGGATCAAGACCCAGAAGGACGGCAGCCTCACCATCGACACGACGACGCTGCAGAGCGCGCTCTCGATCAACCCCGGGGCCGCCAACGCGATCTTCGCCGACCCCGTGAACGGGATGGCGAAGAAGTTCTCCGACCTGGTGGACTCCTACGTCGCGCCCGGGAGCGGCATCCTCACCCTCGACTCCCAGGCGAAGACCGACCAGGTCTCGAGCATCGACAGCCAGACCACGCAGATGCAGGTCCGCATCGACGCCTACCGCCAGACGCTCCAGGACCAGTTCACCGCGATGGAGTCGATCATCAGCGGCCTCAAGGCGACCAGCAGCTTCCTCACCCAGCAGTCCAACCAGTCCAGCAGCAAGTGA
- the flgN gene encoding flagellar export chaperone FlgN yields the protein MSKLDDAAHKAEALRALLAAEIERARGERELMRSLDADGLFARAAARSAFNGEVGRIEGELARSLSLAAGALGAPEVTLERLRERAPAETERLSTTLGEIRALAEALGEIDALNRTLCERALTCVRGYVRAVRPAPAAYDRRGARPESRGAAAMISSKG from the coding sequence GTGAGCAAGCTCGACGACGCAGCCCACAAGGCCGAGGCCCTCCGGGCCCTCCTGGCGGCCGAGATCGAGCGGGCGCGGGGCGAGCGCGAGCTGATGCGGTCCCTCGACGCCGACGGGCTGTTCGCCCGCGCGGCGGCCCGGAGCGCCTTCAACGGCGAGGTGGGGCGGATCGAGGGCGAGCTGGCCCGGTCCCTGTCCCTCGCCGCCGGCGCCCTCGGCGCCCCGGAGGTCACCCTGGAGCGGCTGCGCGAGCGCGCCCCCGCGGAGACCGAGCGGCTCTCCACCACCCTCGGCGAGATCCGCGCCCTGGCCGAGGCCCTGGGCGAGATCGACGCGCTCAACCGGACGCTCTGCGAGCGCGCCCTCACCTGCGTCCGCGGCTACGTGCGCGCCGTCCGCCCCGCCCCCGCCGCCTACGACCGGCGCGGCGCGCGGCCCGAGTCGCGCGGCGCCGCGGCGATGATCTCCAGCAAGGGCTAG
- a CDS encoding flagellar biosynthesis anti-sigma factor FlgM produces MKVKNTSETTPIDGSRTTEARKASGADPSAPPERVSTPDSTKFAAAVDAARQHLGATRAAKLQSIAAAVKQGTYQPDPNQIAQEILDDAELTASLQGMLKRLK; encoded by the coding sequence ATGAAGGTCAAGAACACCAGCGAGACCACCCCCATCGACGGCAGCCGGACGACCGAGGCCAGGAAGGCGTCCGGCGCCGACCCCTCGGCCCCGCCCGAGCGCGTCAGCACCCCCGATAGCACCAAGTTCGCCGCGGCCGTGGACGCCGCCCGGCAGCACCTCGGCGCGACCCGGGCCGCCAAGCTGCAGAGCATCGCCGCGGCGGTGAAGCAGGGCACCTACCAGCCCGACCCGAACCAGATCGCGCAAGAGATCCTCGACGACGCCGAGCTGACCGCGTCGCTGCAGGGGATGCTGAAGCGCCTCAAGTGA
- a CDS encoding flagellar export chaperone FliS, producing MTHASRYLQAQRETASAERLMVLLFQRALREIRAGAAAIEARQRAEANRALTRAGEIVSELHATLDTRRAPELCQQLGEIYRFVTGRITLANLRQDARLAREAERAFAPIVDGFENAVASLTTQAQGAR from the coding sequence GTGACCCACGCCAGCCGATACCTCCAGGCCCAGCGCGAGACCGCGTCCGCCGAGCGGCTCATGGTCCTGCTCTTCCAGCGGGCCCTCCGCGAGATCCGCGCCGGCGCCGCCGCCATCGAGGCCCGCCAGCGCGCCGAGGCCAACCGCGCCCTCACCCGCGCCGGGGAGATCGTGTCCGAGCTCCACGCCACCCTCGACACCCGGCGGGCGCCGGAGCTCTGCCAGCAGCTCGGCGAGATCTACCGCTTCGTGACCGGGCGCATCACCCTCGCCAACCTCCGGCAGGACGCGCGCCTGGCCCGGGAGGCCGAGCGCGCCTTCGCCCCCATCGTCGACGGCTTCGAGAACGCCGTCGCCTCGCTCACCACGCAGGCCCAGGGCGCCCGGTGA
- a CDS encoding flagellin N-terminal helical domain-containing protein, whose amino-acid sequence MRVSDSLTYDIARTGVLEARSRNEEAMRLATTGLRVGQPGDDPAAAALMVTTQADQKHYDSIQSVAQLASDELASADSAFGSLQNFLTRAQQLAVQFSNGNYSASDRASAATEVDGLLQSSVAALNVRVGDRYILGGNVDSAPPFDASGAYHGDAAQRQVEIAPGVTVKSSVRADVAVKGAGGGTDVLATIQALSTALKANDPDAVAATLAGLSAGISQVGAARSQAGVSMNSFDSAVAAAKQARDDATARTSQLGDADPIKAASQLASTQHALEASLTATAQGFKLTLLDYLR is encoded by the coding sequence ATGCGCGTGAGCGACAGCCTCACCTACGACATCGCCCGCACCGGGGTCCTCGAGGCCCGCTCCCGCAACGAGGAGGCGATGCGCCTCGCCACCACCGGCCTGCGCGTCGGCCAGCCCGGCGACGACCCGGCGGCCGCCGCCCTGATGGTCACCACCCAGGCGGACCAGAAGCACTACGACTCGATCCAGTCGGTCGCCCAGCTCGCCAGCGACGAGCTCGCCAGCGCCGACTCGGCCTTCGGCTCGCTCCAGAACTTCCTCACCCGCGCCCAGCAGCTGGCCGTGCAGTTCTCGAACGGCAACTACAGCGCCTCGGATCGGGCCTCCGCCGCCACCGAGGTGGACGGCCTGCTCCAGTCCTCGGTCGCCGCGCTCAACGTCCGGGTGGGCGACCGCTACATCCTCGGCGGCAACGTGGACTCCGCCCCCCCCTTCGACGCCAGCGGCGCGTACCACGGCGACGCCGCGCAGCGGCAGGTAGAGATCGCCCCCGGCGTGACGGTGAAGAGCTCGGTCCGGGCCGACGTGGCGGTGAAGGGCGCCGGCGGCGGCACCGACGTCCTCGCCACGATCCAGGCGCTCTCCACGGCGCTCAAGGCCAACGACCCCGACGCGGTCGCGGCCACGCTCGCCGGGCTCTCCGCCGGGATCTCGCAGGTCGGCGCCGCCCGCAGCCAGGCCGGGGTGTCGATGAACAGCTTCGACTCGGCGGTGGCGGCGGCCAAGCAGGCCCGGGACGACGCCACCGCGCGCACCTCGCAGCTCGGCGACGCCGACCCGATCAAGGCCGCGAGCCAGCTCGCCTCCACGCAGCACGCGCTCGAGGCCTCCCTGACCGCCACCGCGCAGGGCTTCAAGCTGACGCTGCTCGACTACCTCCGGTAG
- a CDS encoding flagellin N-terminal helical domain-containing protein — MSLSIRTNVSSLDAQRNLSATTSQLDSTLSKLSSGYRITKASDDAAGLGVSVSLEAQISSFNQASRNANDGVSLVQTAEGSMNAVTNILTRMRELAMESSSDGVGNSQRAYINTEQTQLANELDRMQQTAKYNGSQLFGASGSSSVLNFQVGIDGTSNDRISVDTSKMSIDSTSLAVNSSSVDLSTATGAQAALAKIDAAIQTISSNRSALGAIANRFQSVISNIQSTVENFSAANSRIKDVDVAEESAKMSRLNILSQAGVSVLAQANQSPQLALKLLG, encoded by the coding sequence ATGTCACTCTCGATTCGCACCAACGTCAGCTCGCTCGACGCCCAGCGGAACCTCTCCGCCACCACGAGCCAGCTCGACTCCACCCTCTCGAAGCTCTCCTCCGGCTACCGCATCACCAAGGCGTCGGACGACGCCGCCGGCCTGGGCGTCAGCGTGAGCCTCGAGGCGCAGATCAGCAGCTTCAACCAGGCCTCCCGCAACGCCAACGACGGCGTGTCGCTGGTGCAGACGGCGGAAGGCTCGATGAACGCGGTGACCAACATCCTCACCCGCATGCGCGAGCTCGCCATGGAGTCGTCCTCGGACGGCGTCGGCAACTCGCAGCGCGCCTACATCAACACCGAGCAGACGCAGCTCGCCAACGAGCTCGACCGCATGCAGCAGACGGCGAAGTACAACGGCTCGCAGCTGTTCGGCGCCTCCGGCTCCTCCTCGGTGCTGAACTTCCAGGTCGGCATCGACGGCACCAGCAACGACCGCATCTCGGTGGACACGTCGAAGATGTCGATCGACTCGACCAGCCTCGCCGTGAACAGCTCGAGCGTGGACCTCTCGACCGCGACCGGCGCCCAGGCCGCGCTCGCCAAGATCGACGCCGCCATCCAGACCATCTCGTCGAACCGCTCCGCCCTCGGCGCGATCGCCAACCGGTTCCAGAGCGTCATCTCCAACATCCAGTCCACGGTCGAGAACTTCTCGGCCGCCAACAGCCGCATCAAGGACGTGGACGTGGCCGAGGAGTCGGCGAAGATGAGCCGCCTCAACATCCTGTCGCAGGCCGGCGTCTCCGTCCTCGCCCAGGCCAACCAGTCCCCGCAGCTCGCCCTCAAGCTGCTCGGGTAA
- a CDS encoding peptidoglycan DD-metalloendopeptidase family protein yields the protein MKLSAASAGASDAARLHDAAQALEAMMLKQIISSSGAFKGNGVAGSSIRADLFSDALAEAVAKAGGLGLAAELERSLGARAGSPSPSPSAARSPAAPSAAPARAGGVAAAARALPAARSPATVGAAAAASDAAVSLLAPDLDVPDDGDASDVTGATGPAGATPPAPSAAGPRELAATLVGPTRVTSPYGLRADPFTGVVRPHHGVDLAAAEGSTVQAALAGTVKRAGPRNGYGNTVEIESPDGVTTLYAHASELLVSAGARVEAGQPIARVGHTGRATGAHLHFEARQGGRAVDPSRFLKAYGIRDDGMAKRGLPPRSEP from the coding sequence TTGAAGCTCTCCGCCGCCAGCGCCGGCGCGAGCGACGCCGCCCGCCTCCACGACGCCGCGCAGGCGCTCGAGGCGATGATGCTGAAGCAGATCATCTCCTCGAGCGGCGCGTTCAAGGGCAACGGCGTGGCCGGCTCGTCGATCCGGGCCGACCTGTTCTCGGACGCGCTCGCCGAGGCGGTGGCGAAGGCGGGAGGCCTCGGCCTCGCCGCCGAGCTGGAGCGCTCGCTGGGCGCCCGCGCCGGCTCGCCCTCCCCCTCCCCCTCCGCCGCCCGATCCCCGGCCGCCCCGAGCGCCGCCCCGGCGCGCGCGGGGGGCGTGGCCGCGGCGGCGCGGGCGCTCCCGGCCGCCCGCTCCCCGGCGACGGTCGGGGCGGCCGCCGCCGCCTCCGACGCGGCGGTGAGCCTGCTCGCGCCCGACCTCGACGTCCCGGACGACGGGGACGCCAGCGACGTGACGGGTGCGACCGGCCCCGCCGGCGCGACCCCGCCCGCCCCTTCCGCGGCGGGTCCGAGGGAGCTCGCCGCGACCCTGGTCGGACCCACCAGGGTCACGAGCCCCTACGGCCTCCGCGCCGACCCCTTCACCGGCGTCGTCCGACCGCACCATGGGGTCGATCTCGCGGCGGCGGAGGGGAGCACGGTCCAGGCCGCCCTGGCCGGCACCGTGAAGCGTGCAGGCCCTCGCAATGGCTACGGAAATACCGTGGAGATCGAGAGCCCCGACGGGGTCACCACCCTCTACGCCCACGCCTCGGAGCTGCTCGTCTCGGCCGGCGCCCGGGTCGAGGCCGGCCAGCCGATAGCCAGGGTGGGTCACACCGGCCGCGCCACGGGGGCGCACCTCCACTTCGAGGCGAGGCAGGGGGGCCGGGCGGTCGATCCGTCGCGGTTCCTTAAGGCCTACGGAATTCGTGACGATGGAATGGCGAAGCGCGGTCTTCCACCGCGGAGTGAGCCATGA
- the flgK gene encoding flagellar hook-associated protein FlgK: MADLFSILSNASSSLAAQQAAMAVTSNNLQNAATPGYARQRAELLTRPAELVSGGAWVGRGVTLGAVTQVRDQFIESQVPASIANAASSDAEATALSAIHTFDPAQSGGVGDAISGFYSALRALSQNPGDSGLREAALGASQSLAAAFNQASRDVETARTGLDDQAVNLTGQINALAKQMADLNTQVRQARASGGEPNDLLDARQQVLDQLASLVGGQPVTSTGGDVNVMMGGGVALVSGGVPGVFSSQPDPNNRGHLQLLYASPLGTPAAPLANSVAGGQLGGTLAARDGALGKASTQLDTLAFDLANQVNAVHQAGYGADGVTGRPLFAVGATSAGAASTIAISAAVGTNAGALAAAGAATAASGDADNVQALLATEQQALPTSGLDATRTLSSITSSFGIASAQATSLSKQDAALRDNVKALRESASGVSVDEELVNMQKTQRAYEAIARVLQTSSDMLDVLMKLGS; the protein is encoded by the coding sequence ATGGCAGACCTGTTCTCGATCCTCTCCAACGCCAGCTCGAGCCTCGCCGCCCAGCAGGCGGCGATGGCGGTCACGAGCAACAACCTCCAGAACGCCGCCACCCCCGGCTACGCGCGCCAGCGCGCCGAGCTCCTGACCCGGCCGGCGGAGCTCGTCTCCGGCGGCGCGTGGGTGGGCCGCGGCGTGACGCTCGGCGCCGTCACCCAGGTGCGCGACCAGTTCATCGAGTCGCAGGTCCCGGCCAGCATCGCCAACGCGGCGAGCTCCGACGCCGAGGCCACCGCCCTCTCCGCCATCCACACCTTCGACCCCGCCCAGTCGGGCGGCGTCGGCGACGCCATCTCCGGCTTCTACTCCGCGCTCCGCGCCCTGTCGCAGAACCCGGGCGACAGCGGCCTGCGCGAGGCGGCGCTGGGCGCCTCGCAGAGCCTCGCCGCGGCCTTCAACCAGGCCTCGCGCGACGTCGAGACCGCGCGCACCGGCCTCGACGACCAGGCGGTGAACCTCACCGGCCAGATCAACGCGCTCGCGAAGCAGATGGCGGACCTCAACACGCAGGTGCGGCAGGCGCGCGCCAGCGGCGGCGAGCCGAACGACCTGCTCGACGCCCGCCAGCAGGTGCTGGACCAGCTCGCCTCGCTCGTCGGCGGCCAGCCGGTGACCAGCACCGGCGGCGACGTGAACGTGATGATGGGCGGCGGCGTGGCGCTCGTCTCGGGCGGCGTGCCGGGCGTCTTCAGCAGCCAGCCCGACCCGAACAACCGCGGCCACCTGCAGCTCCTCTACGCCTCGCCGCTCGGCACCCCGGCCGCCCCCCTCGCCAACTCGGTCGCGGGCGGGCAGCTCGGCGGCACCCTCGCCGCCCGGGACGGCGCCCTCGGGAAGGCCTCCACCCAGCTCGACACGCTCGCGTTCGACCTCGCGAACCAGGTGAACGCGGTCCACCAGGCGGGCTACGGCGCCGACGGGGTCACCGGCCGGCCGCTCTTCGCCGTCGGCGCCACCAGCGCCGGCGCCGCCAGCACCATCGCCATCTCCGCCGCGGTCGGCACCAACGCCGGCGCGCTCGCGGCGGCCGGCGCCGCCACCGCGGCGAGCGGCGACGCGGACAACGTGCAGGCGCTGCTCGCGACCGAGCAGCAGGCCCTCCCCACCAGCGGGCTCGACGCCACCCGGACCCTCTCCTCGATCACCTCGAGCTTCGGGATCGCCTCCGCGCAGGCCACCTCGCTCTCCAAGCAGGACGCCGCCCTGCGCGACAACGTCAAGGCGCTGCGCGAGAGCGCGTCGGGCGTGTCGGTGGACGAGGAGCTCGTGAACATGCAGAAGACCCAGCGCGCCTACGAGGCCATCGCCCGGGTGCTCCAGACCTCGAGCGACATGCTCGACGTCCTCATGAAGCTCGGGTCCTAA